The Tistrella mobilis genome window below encodes:
- a CDS encoding GatB/YqeY domain-containing protein, with the protein MLRERLKDALAQAEQQGDSEELAVLRLIRTAIKDRDAAAHVRGRDAIDDAEIHDMLRTMLRQRDESIGAYEQSGRIELVEQEQLEQRVIRRFLPPQMSQDEIEAAVRATIAACCAKGLKDLGRTVDALKSAYGPEMDLGCASSAAKRLLRNCQPG; encoded by the coding sequence ATGCTTCGTGAGCGCCTCAAGGACGCGCTTGCCCAGGCCGAACAGCAGGGCGACAGCGAAGAGCTGGCCGTGCTTCGCCTGATCCGGACGGCGATCAAGGACCGTGACGCGGCCGCCCATGTGAGGGGGCGGGATGCGATCGACGATGCCGAGATCCACGACATGCTCCGCACCATGCTGCGTCAGCGCGACGAGAGCATCGGTGCCTATGAACAGTCGGGCCGCATCGAACTGGTCGAGCAGGAGCAGCTGGAGCAGCGGGTGATCCGCCGCTTCCTGCCGCCGCAGATGTCGCAGGACGAGATCGAGGCGGCGGTGCGCGCCACGATCGCCGCCTGCTGCGCCAAGGGGCTGAAGGATCTGGGGCGCACGGTCGATGCGCTGAAATCGGCCTATGGCCCCGAGATGGATCTGGGCTGCGCCAGTTCCGCGGCCAAGCGCCTGCTCCGCAACTGCCAGCCCGGCTGA
- the dnaG gene encoding DNA primase → MALPPGFIEELRARIRLSDVVGRRVKLIRRGREHTGLCPFHNEKTPSFTVSDDKGFYYCFGCGAKGDAIDFEMKLGGFDFRETVERLAGEVGLTVPAEDPDAKRKAERREGLVDVVEEACRWFESRLGTDEAAPARDYLVRRGFGPDSWGRFRFGYAPDRRDVLIRTFEQRGIALDRLVESGLARRREDRSAFDYFRGRLIIPIADRRGRIIAFGGRVLGEGEPKYLNSPDTPLFEKGRVLYGWPVAREAARKAGTVLVVEGYLDVAALVQAGRPHAVAPLGTALTEHQIEELWRMAPEPVLCLDGDAAGIRAARRAAERALPLLKPGHSLRFVRLPGGHDPDSLIRAEGVGAFDRAVAVPQPMIDLLWQAALEGHATDTPERLAALEADLMAQADTIRDPLIRDLYRRDFRDRVWQLRRAKRGGGSGQMAAGRPGFQRPQGERRSGKPKPGQLNDDPTPIAAPALGQGHEGQSARREAALLAAVLLHPQLLEVAEDEVAALPVATPALDRLRAAIVDTHASESGLDSETLQDHLRLRGFSDLVDRLTAAENAGRVPFAGPGAAFDRVLAGWRNVLAVHRHAQLVDELKAAEQELVESMTEEALQRFVALKKLVDDNERGLAAFDQSDGFDL, encoded by the coding sequence ATGGCGCTGCCCCCCGGCTTCATCGAGGAACTGCGTGCCCGCATCCGCCTGTCGGATGTGGTCGGCCGCCGGGTCAAGCTGATCCGGCGCGGCCGCGAGCACACCGGTCTCTGCCCGTTCCACAACGAGAAGACGCCGAGCTTCACGGTCAGCGACGACAAGGGTTTCTATTACTGCTTCGGCTGCGGCGCCAAGGGCGACGCCATCGACTTCGAGATGAAGCTCGGCGGGTTCGACTTCCGCGAGACCGTGGAGCGGCTGGCGGGGGAGGTGGGGCTGACCGTCCCCGCCGAAGATCCGGATGCGAAGCGCAAGGCCGAGCGCCGCGAGGGGCTGGTCGACGTCGTCGAAGAGGCCTGCCGCTGGTTCGAAAGCCGGCTCGGCACGGACGAGGCGGCACCGGCGCGCGACTATCTGGTGCGGCGCGGTTTCGGGCCCGACAGCTGGGGTCGGTTCCGGTTCGGCTATGCGCCCGACCGGCGCGACGTGCTGATCCGCACCTTCGAGCAGCGCGGCATCGCGCTGGACCGGCTGGTCGAATCGGGACTGGCGCGCCGGCGCGAGGACCGCTCCGCCTTCGATTATTTCCGCGGCCGGCTGATCATCCCCATCGCCGACCGACGCGGCCGGATCATCGCCTTCGGCGGCCGGGTGCTGGGCGAGGGTGAGCCCAAATACCTGAACAGCCCCGACACGCCCCTGTTCGAGAAGGGCCGCGTGCTCTATGGCTGGCCGGTTGCCCGAGAGGCCGCGCGCAAGGCCGGAACGGTGCTGGTGGTCGAAGGCTATCTGGACGTGGCCGCCCTGGTTCAGGCCGGGCGGCCCCATGCCGTGGCGCCGCTGGGCACCGCGCTCACCGAACACCAGATCGAAGAGCTGTGGCGCATGGCGCCCGAGCCGGTGCTGTGCCTGGACGGCGATGCCGCGGGGATCCGTGCGGCGCGGCGTGCGGCCGAGCGGGCCCTGCCGTTGCTCAAGCCCGGCCACAGCCTGCGCTTCGTGCGCCTGCCCGGCGGTCATGATCCCGACAGCCTGATCCGGGCCGAGGGGGTCGGGGCGTTCGACCGGGCCGTGGCGGTCCCGCAGCCGATGATCGACCTGCTCTGGCAGGCGGCGCTGGAGGGCCATGCTACCGACACGCCCGAGCGGCTGGCGGCGCTTGAGGCCGATCTGATGGCCCAGGCCGACACGATCCGCGATCCGCTGATCCGCGATCTCTATCGTCGCGACTTCCGCGACCGCGTCTGGCAGCTCCGCCGCGCAAAGCGCGGCGGCGGGAGCGGCCAGATGGCGGCCGGCCGGCCCGGCTTTCAGCGCCCGCAGGGGGAACGTCGCAGCGGCAAGCCGAAGCCCGGCCAGTTGAACGACGATCCGACACCCATCGCCGCTCCGGCGCTGGGCCAGGGGCATGAGGGCCAGTCGGCACGGCGTGAAGCGGCGCTTCTGGCCGCGGTTCTTCTGCATCCTCAACTGCTTGAGGTGGCGGAGGACGAGGTGGCGGCATTGCCTGTGGCCACCCCCGCGCTTGACAGGTTGCGGGCTGCGATCGTAGATACGCACGCATCGGAGTCCGGTCTTGACAGTGAAACGCTGCAGGACCATTTGAGACTGCGAGGGTTTTCGGACCTGGTGGACCGGTTGACGGCGGCGGAAAATGCCGGCCGTGTGCCGTTCGCGGGGCCGGGTGCCGCATTCGACAGGGTTCTGGCCGGATGGCGCAATGTGCTGGCTGTACACCGGCATGCGCAGCTGGTCGACGAATTGAAGGCCGCAGAGCAGGAGCTTGTCGAGAGCATGACGGAAGAAGCTTTGCAGCGGTTCGTCGCGCTCAAGAAGCTCGTTGACGACAACGAGCGCGGACTGGCGGCCTTCGATCAGAGCGACGGTTTCGACCTTTGA